Proteins co-encoded in one Dasypus novemcinctus isolate mDasNov1 chromosome 6, mDasNov1.1.hap2, whole genome shotgun sequence genomic window:
- the LOC139439099 gene encoding endogenous retrovirus group K member 8 Gag polyprotein-like translates to MADLEDLPKGAPVPSHQEAHHDRYAPGGDASTMPGMPQVVMPAPCQTVSVVSPYHASSHALEAPLWPTPRLGLRASSSAVPAPPSTPADPRPLRERAARHLAPEQGPPRGVWFPPVAAPCLFSCRASKVRTPRYWPQAKVMGRRLSSRQAPQVRALAALLDTNQVKVSLRQLQKYWDLLLPFNPWLATCHLWSPDTYSRLIDRVTSSMEHDGKSFPPGLLPTLMAIRTCLLGVPAPKDAYQISAGTAARPLDCDPDDENTPNSDTESLSEQLNADLERHPLPPPQNGELPPSSPPEDGESPPTNPQDGELPPSSSPEKGKHEPSSKESASLYPPLPATPPSWCRPEEKLPPSWYRQEERPPPSWYRQEERPPPSWCRPEDRPPPSWCRPEEGPPPSCYKPENQPPPSQHTPAGKPPCCQPLPSYATSWQATNSWMPQHPRVLVQPTTHLFPLNPVPTAARPQEWFPFTNDEKKTLQKAVKEDGVGSPYAQHLLEELGAQLVLPYDWISLARAILTPGQFIEWRAHFQAEAERQMANNARTGVNDHPDAYTGTGTFVDPALYRSGKDEDFATFVARVLEACQRKVSGEEAQLALAKDLIIEGSLEACRQIISTMRDKAIHDWVLACREIDPQAKTLANAFASAMAVSSGCFRCGETGHFASDCPQPPTNQAPRLPPVSRPQGRARGPSTPCPRCGKGFHWARDCRSANPRQPLNSQRGKPQPGPQEATHQRNPKP, encoded by the exons ACTGTCTCCGTGGTGTCTCCTTACCACGCGTCCTCCCACGCCTTAGAAGCCCCGCTCTGGCCCACTCCTCGCCTGGGTCTTAGAGCATCATCGTCGGCTGTGCCAGCCCCTCCGTCCACCCCCGCTGACCCCCGACCCCTCAGGGAGCGAGCTGCCCGTCAtctggcgcccgaacagggaccccccCGCGGTGTCTGGTTCCCGCCCGTTGCTGCCCCTTGTCTCTTCAGTTGCCGCGCTTCTAAGGTAAGGACCCCTCGTTACTGGCCCCAGGCGAAGGTCATGGGCAGGCGCCTATCCTCCCGTCAGGCACCCCAAGTTAGGGCACTAGCTGCCTTACTTGATACGAACCAAGTTAAAGTCTCCTTGCgacagctccaaaagtactgggaccttctgttgccctttaatccgtggctagccacctgccacctttggagcccagacACTTACTCGCGTCTCATTGATCGCGTCACCTCCTCTATGGAGCATGATGGCAAGTcgtttccccccggcctcctgCCCACCCTCATGGCCATCCGCACCTGCCTCCTTGGTGTGCCAGCCCCAAAGGACGCTTACCAAATTTCCGCCGGGACTGCTGCGCGGCCACTCGACTGCGACCCTGATGACGAAAACACTCCCAACTCAGATACCGAGTCCTTATCCGAGCAGCTCAATGCTGATCTTGAGCGTCACCCTCTTCCACCGCCTCAAAATGGCGAACTTCCCCCCTCTTCTCCACCCGAAGAcggggagtccccacccacaaatcctcaagatggcgaacttccgccttcttcctcgcccGAAAAAGGGAAGCATGAGCCTTCCAGTAAAGAGTCAGCCTctctctacccgcctcttcctgccacACCGCCATCTTGGTGTAGACCAGAAGAGAAGCTGCCACCATCTTGGTATAGACAGGAAGAGAGGCCGCCGCCATCTTGGTATAGACAGGAAGAGAGGCCGCCGCCATCTTGGTGTAGACCGGAAGATAGGCCTCCGCCATCTTGGTGTAGACCGGAAGAGGGGCCGCCGCCATCTTGTTATAAACCGGAAAACCAACCGCCACCATCTCAGCACACGCCGGCAGGAAAGCCGCCATGTTGCCAACCACTGCCATCTTATGCAACTTCATGGCAGGCCACGAATTCCTGGATGCCCCAACATCCTCGTGTTCTCGTCCAGCCAACTACGCACCTCTTTCCCTTAAATCCGGTGCCCACTGCAGCGCGCCCACAAGAATGGTTCCCATTTACCAACGACGAAAAGAAAACGCTTCAAAAAGCCGTTAAAGAAGATGGAgttggcagcccttatgcacaACATCTGTTAGAAGAACTAGGAGCCCAACTCGtcctcccatatgactggatctCCTTAGCCCGAGCCATTCTTACACCAGGCCAATTCATTGAATGGAGAGCACACTTCCAAGCCGAAGCAGAAAGGCAAATGGCCAACAACGCTCGCACAGGCGTTAATGACCATCCGGATGCCTACACCGGTACCGGCACCTTTGTCGATCCAGCGCTGTACCGCAGT GGCAAAGATGAGGACTTTGCCACCTTTGTGGCCCGCGTTCTTGAAGCCTGTCAACGTAAAGTTAGCGGGGAAGAAGCCCAACTTGCCCTTGCAAAAGACCTCATCATAGAGGGCAGCCTTGAAGCCTGCCGCCAAATCATCTCAACTATGCGAGACAAAGCCATCCATGACTGGGTTCTTGCATGCCGCGAAATAGACCCACAGGCCAAAACATTAGCCAATGCCTTTGCATCAGCTATGGCAGTCTCGTCCGGATGCTtccgatgtggagagacaggtcaCTTCGCCAGCGACTGTCCTCAACCACCAACAAACCAAGCGCCTCGTCTGCCGCCTGTATCTCGTCCTCAAGGCCGCGCAAGAGGACCTTCTACCCCATGCCCGCGATGCGGAAAAGGATTtcactgggcccgtgactgccgctCAGCAAACCCTCGGcaacctttaaactcccagcggggcaagcctcagcccggTCCCCAAGAGGCCACCCATCAGAGAAACCccaagccttga